From candidate division KSB1 bacterium:
CAAGGGCATGGCAGAGTTCGCCGATTTGCAAATGGATTTAATCATGAAAAATCGTCGCGGTGAAATCACCAAAAAAGAGGCCCAGTATCAAGTCGAAAATTACTGGGTGGGCGCGCTGCGTCGCGCTGTCCAGGATGGTGATGTCGATTATGGCTCACTGATGGCAGGTCAGAGCGTGGGCCTGGTCGATAAGGTTCAACCAATGAAAGAGATGTTCGAAGAAATAATCAATGACGCCGAACAGGAATTGGAGCGGATTTATCAGCGCTTGGGATGTTAATGACCACACAGCCAGTCGACTTGGTCTCTGCTTTAATTTTAAAGCATCTCTTGCCCTGCTTGTGTCAACGTCGATTATCAATACTTTTCGGTTATGGCGAAAAAAACTTGTTTCATCCCCAAAAATTCTTTACCTTCCCACCGAATAAACTCACAACTTATGTGTATCAGAAGGTGAAAAGTGAGCTCATCGAATGAACAAGGCCGAAGAAAACGAAGATCACGCGCTCATCGAACTTTGCCAGCGTGGCGATAAAGCCAGCTTCGGAAAATTGGTCGAAAAATACATGCAGCGCGCCTATTTTACCGCTCTGGGATTGATCGGCGATCATGAGATCGCCCTAGATCTCTCCCAGGATGCTTTTGTTCGCGCCTACCGCTCCATTCACAAATTCGTACCAGAGCAAAATTTTTTTACCTGGTATTATCAGATTTTGAGAAATCTATGTTTCAATTATTGGCGCGATCATGCACGCCACGCTCGCTCGTTTTCTGAGATTGGTGCTCTTGATATCGAGACAATTGTCGATACCGATCAGAATTCAGAGAAGCTCGCAGAACAAAACGAAATGAAGCAAGCGCTGTGGCAAGCCATGAATGAGCTAAAGCCACATGAGCGGGAGATCATCGTTTTAAAAGATTTTCAGGAACTCACATATCAGCAGATCGCCGAGGCGCTAAACTGCCCGATTGGGACAGTGATGTCGCGGCTGTTTACAGCCCGAAAGGCTTTGAAGCAAAAATTGGAGCGGTTCTTCAATGACTAATCAACAGCCAAAACAGACATTAGAGCGTTTTAATCAATTGTTGATGGGTGCCATCGATCAGGAGCTCACGCCCCAGGAGTGGAACGAATTCAATCAAATTGTTAATTCAAATAGACAACTCTTGAAAGAATGGAAACACTATAAAAAGCTGAAGGAGGTTGCTCGCGCCATGAAATTTAAATCGCCACCTAAAGAGGTATGGGATAATTATTGGATGAATACCTACAACAAAATCGAACGAGGGATTGGTTGGATCATTTTTTCGATCGGTGCAATCATTTTGATCACTTATGGCCTGTTTAAGGCCGTTGAGAGCATGATCGCCGATCCGAAACTTCAAGGGATCATAAAAATTGGTATCATTGCCGTGTTGCTTGGACTTGTCATTTTGCTCGTCTCTGTGATCAGAGAAAAGCTTTTTGTGAGAAAATCAGACCCATATAAGGAGGTACAAAGATGATCGTCGTTAGCTCCAGTACCGTTGCTGGAAAGAAAATTGTCAAAACACTGGGATTGGTCAAGGGAAATACGATTCGCGCCAGACATATCGGACACGACATCATGGCGGTATTTAAAAATATCGTCGGGGGTGAAATCGAAGAATATACAAAATTGATGGCTGAGGCCCGGGAACAGGCCCTGGATCGCATGATTAAGCAAGCAGAAGAATTGGGTGCCAATGCCATTGTCGATACCAGGTTCTCCACCAGCTATATCATGGGAGCTGCATCTGAAATCCTTGTCTTTGGCACGGCTGTGGTGGTTGAATAATCCCAAGCTTGACTCGTATCATGCTTATAGGTCGTATTGAATTCTGTTTTGGATAAATAGCATTCCGATATAAAGCATTCGCTGGTCTCATCAGCGAAGACCCAAAAAACATCCCAGCGCTACCGTTATCCCCATAAATTTACTAATAGCGCTGGGATTCAATAAACATCCGAATAGGTTTCCTTTGCTACGATTTCATGGCCACGCCTTCCGCCTCGAGCACTTTCTCCAAATAATTCTTTTCGGGCAATGCTCCCTCAAACTCAACTTCTTCGTTGATGACTACCTTGGGCACCGCAGAGACGAAATATTTATTGGACAATTGCGGAAATTCCGACGCCTCAATCATATCGCCCGTCACCAAATCACTTTCCATTGCCATCATGTGGGCCATCCGTACCGCCCGCGGGCAATATGGACAAGTCAACGTCACAAACACCTGAATGTGCACTGGTTTGCTGAGCTTTTTTAGTGCTTCTTTCGTTTCCTTGGACAAAAAGCTCGCTCCGTTGGATACGTCGATAATGTCTTCAATCAGGGTGCTGAATTCATATCCGGCCGGAACGCCGTAAAAGCGAATCCCATAATCCTTCTCACCTTCCACGACAATCGCTGGGATCCGTTTGATATCGTAATGCTTCACCTTGGCTTCGTCCTTGACAAAATCATAAATCTCAACTTTAATTTTATCTGATAACTCCGATAACTCAGTCAACAATTCTCGCGTCAGTTGACAATACTGACATTCAAACTGCTGGGTAAAAAATACCAGCTTCACTGGTCGGGTCATTTTCGAGAATTCCTTTTTCAAATATTCCCGATCTTCCTTTGAAATATGAGCCATTTTAAATCCTCCAAAATTTATGTTTGAACAACTATGATTTAATCTTTTTAACCCATCACACCATTAAATCAATACTCCAATATTCCATCTTCCCATCCTTCAATTATTCATTCCTGGGATTTCAACTGCTCGATATAATGCTCTGCCGAAACCGCAGCGACTGCACCGTCCCCGATTGCCGTCGCCACTTGGCGTAATCCCTTATCTCGAACATCACCAGCGACAAACACCCCAGGAATCGAAGCCTGCAATTTTTCATCGGTCACAATATAGCCCCACTGGTTCAACGCCAATTGTCCCTTGAAAAGCTCTGTATTAGGAATTAAACCAATATATACAAATACCCCTTCAACAGGAATGACTTTTGTCTCTCCTGTAGCGC
This genomic window contains:
- a CDS encoding thioredoxin family protein, giving the protein MAHISKEDREYLKKEFSKMTRPVKLVFFTQQFECQYCQLTRELLTELSELSDKIKVEIYDFVKDEAKVKHYDIKRIPAIVVEGEKDYGIRFYGVPAGYEFSTLIEDIIDVSNGASFLSKETKEALKKLSKPVHIQVFVTLTCPYCPRAVRMAHMMAMESDLVTGDMIEASEFPQLSNKYFVSAVPKVVINEEVEFEGALPEKNYLEKVLEAEGVAMKS
- a CDS encoding YbjQ family protein; the encoded protein is MIVVSSSTVAGKKIVKTLGLVKGNTIRARHIGHDIMAVFKNIVGGEIEEYTKLMAEAREQALDRMIKQAEELGANAIVDTRFSTSYIMGAASEILVFGTAVVVE
- a CDS encoding sigma-70 family RNA polymerase sigma factor, whose protein sequence is MNKAEENEDHALIELCQRGDKASFGKLVEKYMQRAYFTALGLIGDHEIALDLSQDAFVRAYRSIHKFVPEQNFFTWYYQILRNLCFNYWRDHARHARSFSEIGALDIETIVDTDQNSEKLAEQNEMKQALWQAMNELKPHEREIIVLKDFQELTYQQIAEALNCPIGTVMSRLFTARKALKQKLERFFND